A single window of Vigna radiata var. radiata cultivar VC1973A chromosome 4, Vradiata_ver6, whole genome shotgun sequence DNA harbors:
- the LOC106759406 gene encoding phosphatidylinositol/phosphatidylcholine transfer protein SFH9 isoform X2, which translates to MTASTRLTCSLRKRNTRVADSEFASIFIEDVRDANEEKAVNSFRRVLLTRDLLPDSHDDYHTMLRFLKARKFDIDKTVQMWEDMLHWRKEYGVDSILKDFVYKEYEEVQRYYPHGYHGVDKEGRPVYIERLGQVDPSKLMSVTTVDRFLKYHVQGFEKMFKEKFPACSIAAKKHIDRTTTILDVQGVNWVSFSKIAHDLVMRMQKIDGDNYPETLNQMFVVNAGSGFKLLWNTAKGFLDPRTTAKIHVLGNKFQNRLLEIIDSSQLPDFLGGSCSCPNDGGCIRSNKGPWNDPNIWKILHCREAMKLTKFGSSSVSNEVDVKSYTSQVTSSEISETLSASAARLSPSALVQSVPSSDKKTRDCAPSENLLEPVNAARDIGDVDLIGDSSNNYLRRLPHKPIPYITSILAQITVKLLTCIYVVLAALGRLFMVRSVDNQPRNHERTQSAQSNSQEHLINPAIKEPLWQRLQNLEAVVTEMANKPKTIPPEKEDILQESLSRIKCIEYDLQKTKKALLATASKQVQLAESLESLKEGRFDGSNSCWPKNRSYGPGR; encoded by the exons ATGACTGCTTCAACAAGACTTACTTGTAGTCTCAGGAAGCGTAATACACGTGTTGCAGATAGTGAATTTGCTTCAATTTTCATAGAAGATGTTCGTGATGCTAATGAGGAAAAAGCTGTGAATTCATTTCGTCGGGTGTTACTTACAAGGGATCTGCTTCCAGATTCCCATGATGATTATCATACAATGCTGAG GTTTCTGAAGGCCAGGAAGTTTGACATTGATAAAACAGTGCAGATGTGGGAAGATATGCTCCATTGGAGGAAGGAGTATGGAGTAGATTCTATTTTAAAG GACTTCGTATATAAAGAGTATGAAGAGGTTCAGCGTTATTATCCACATGGTTACCATGGTGTGGACAAAGAGGGCAGGCCAGTTTATATTGAAAGACTTGGCCAAGTTGATCCCAGCAAATTGATGAGTGTCACGACAGTAGATCGTTTTTTAAAGTATCATGTTCAGGGATTTGAGAAAATGTTTAAAGAGAAATTCCCAGCATGTTCTATTGCAGCAAAGAAACATATTGATAGAACAACAACAATACTTGATGTGCAAGGCGTG AACTGGGTGAGTTTCAGCAAGATTGCACATGATCTTGTTATGCGTATGCAAAAAATTGATGGTGATAACTACCCTGAG ACATTAAACCAGATGTTTGTAGTTAATGCTGGTAGTGGGTTCAAGCTACTATGGAATACTGCAAAAGGTTTTCTAGATCCAAGGACCACGGCCAAAATACAT GTTTTAGGTAACAAGTTTCAGAACAGATTGTTAGAGATTATAGACTCGAG CCAACTTCCAGATTTCCTTGGTGGCAGTTGTTCATGTCCAAATGATGGAGGGTGTATTAGATCTAACAAAGGGCCTTGGAATGATCCAAACATTTGGAAA ATATTACACTGCAGAGAAGCAATGAAGCTGACAAAGTTTGGAAGTTCCTCAGTTTCTAATGAGGTAGATGTGAAGTCATATACCAGCCAG GTTACAAGCTCTGAAATATCTGAAACTCTATCAGCATCAGCAGCTAGATTGAGTCCTTCAGCTTTGGTACAATCAGTTCCTTCTAGTGATAAA AAAACGAGAGACTGTGCACCTAGTGAAAACCTACTTGAGCCTGTTAATGCTGCCAGAGATATTGGGGATGTTGATTTAATAG GTGATTCAAGCAACAATTATCTCAGAAGACTTCCACACAAACCAATTCCCTATATTACAAGTATTTTGGCTCAAATCACAGTCAAATTGTTAACTTGTATTTATGTAGTACTTGCGGCATTGGGGAGATTGTTTATGGTTCGCTCTGTAGACAACCAACCAAGAAACCATGAGAGAACCCAATCAGCACAATCCAATTCCCAGGAACATTTAATTAATCCGGCAATAAAAGAGCCACTTTGGCAGAGGTTGCAGAATTTAGAGGCGGTGGTTACTGAGATGGCCAATAAACCTAAAACAATTCCTCCTGAAAAAGAGGATATTCTTCAAGAATCATTAAGTCGTATAAAATGTATAGAATATGACTTGCAAAAAACAAAGAAG GCCCTGCTGGCAACTGCTTCAAAGCAAGTTCAGCTTGCCGAGTCATTGGAAAGCTTAAAGGAGGGTAGATTTGAT GGGTCAAACTCATGTTGGCCTAAAAATAGAAGTTATGGCCCAGGAAGATGA
- the LOC106759406 gene encoding phosphatidylinositol/phosphatidylcholine transfer protein SFH9 isoform X1 — protein MPDLEEVLAQENERGRSLEPETSEDEWRKSRARSLRRKAMTASTRLTCSLRKRNTRVADSEFASIFIEDVRDANEEKAVNSFRRVLLTRDLLPDSHDDYHTMLRFLKARKFDIDKTVQMWEDMLHWRKEYGVDSILKDFVYKEYEEVQRYYPHGYHGVDKEGRPVYIERLGQVDPSKLMSVTTVDRFLKYHVQGFEKMFKEKFPACSIAAKKHIDRTTTILDVQGVNWVSFSKIAHDLVMRMQKIDGDNYPETLNQMFVVNAGSGFKLLWNTAKGFLDPRTTAKIHVLGNKFQNRLLEIIDSSQLPDFLGGSCSCPNDGGCIRSNKGPWNDPNIWKILHCREAMKLTKFGSSSVSNEVDVKSYTSQVTSSEISETLSASAARLSPSALVQSVPSSDKKTRDCAPSENLLEPVNAARDIGDVDLIGDSSNNYLRRLPHKPIPYITSILAQITVKLLTCIYVVLAALGRLFMVRSVDNQPRNHERTQSAQSNSQEHLINPAIKEPLWQRLQNLEAVVTEMANKPKTIPPEKEDILQESLSRIKCIEYDLQKTKKALLATASKQVQLAESLESLKEGRFDGSNSCWPKNRSYGPGR, from the exons ATGCCAG ATTTAGAAGAAGTATTAGCTCAAGAAAATGAGAGGGGTAGAAGTTTGGAGCCTGAAACCTCCGAGGATGAGTGGCGGAAGTCTCGAGCTAGATCTCTTAGGAGAAAAGCAATGACTGCTTCAACAAGACTTACTTGTAGTCTCAGGAAGCGTAATACACGTGTTGCAGATAGTGAATTTGCTTCAATTTTCATAGAAGATGTTCGTGATGCTAATGAGGAAAAAGCTGTGAATTCATTTCGTCGGGTGTTACTTACAAGGGATCTGCTTCCAGATTCCCATGATGATTATCATACAATGCTGAG GTTTCTGAAGGCCAGGAAGTTTGACATTGATAAAACAGTGCAGATGTGGGAAGATATGCTCCATTGGAGGAAGGAGTATGGAGTAGATTCTATTTTAAAG GACTTCGTATATAAAGAGTATGAAGAGGTTCAGCGTTATTATCCACATGGTTACCATGGTGTGGACAAAGAGGGCAGGCCAGTTTATATTGAAAGACTTGGCCAAGTTGATCCCAGCAAATTGATGAGTGTCACGACAGTAGATCGTTTTTTAAAGTATCATGTTCAGGGATTTGAGAAAATGTTTAAAGAGAAATTCCCAGCATGTTCTATTGCAGCAAAGAAACATATTGATAGAACAACAACAATACTTGATGTGCAAGGCGTG AACTGGGTGAGTTTCAGCAAGATTGCACATGATCTTGTTATGCGTATGCAAAAAATTGATGGTGATAACTACCCTGAG ACATTAAACCAGATGTTTGTAGTTAATGCTGGTAGTGGGTTCAAGCTACTATGGAATACTGCAAAAGGTTTTCTAGATCCAAGGACCACGGCCAAAATACAT GTTTTAGGTAACAAGTTTCAGAACAGATTGTTAGAGATTATAGACTCGAG CCAACTTCCAGATTTCCTTGGTGGCAGTTGTTCATGTCCAAATGATGGAGGGTGTATTAGATCTAACAAAGGGCCTTGGAATGATCCAAACATTTGGAAA ATATTACACTGCAGAGAAGCAATGAAGCTGACAAAGTTTGGAAGTTCCTCAGTTTCTAATGAGGTAGATGTGAAGTCATATACCAGCCAG GTTACAAGCTCTGAAATATCTGAAACTCTATCAGCATCAGCAGCTAGATTGAGTCCTTCAGCTTTGGTACAATCAGTTCCTTCTAGTGATAAA AAAACGAGAGACTGTGCACCTAGTGAAAACCTACTTGAGCCTGTTAATGCTGCCAGAGATATTGGGGATGTTGATTTAATAG GTGATTCAAGCAACAATTATCTCAGAAGACTTCCACACAAACCAATTCCCTATATTACAAGTATTTTGGCTCAAATCACAGTCAAATTGTTAACTTGTATTTATGTAGTACTTGCGGCATTGGGGAGATTGTTTATGGTTCGCTCTGTAGACAACCAACCAAGAAACCATGAGAGAACCCAATCAGCACAATCCAATTCCCAGGAACATTTAATTAATCCGGCAATAAAAGAGCCACTTTGGCAGAGGTTGCAGAATTTAGAGGCGGTGGTTACTGAGATGGCCAATAAACCTAAAACAATTCCTCCTGAAAAAGAGGATATTCTTCAAGAATCATTAAGTCGTATAAAATGTATAGAATATGACTTGCAAAAAACAAAGAAG GCCCTGCTGGCAACTGCTTCAAAGCAAGTTCAGCTTGCCGAGTCATTGGAAAGCTTAAAGGAGGGTAGATTTGAT GGGTCAAACTCATGTTGGCCTAAAAATAGAAGTTATGGCCCAGGAAGATGA